Genomic DNA from Streptomyces sp. GS7:
CGGTCACTCGGCGCCCACGACGACGGCTTCTGGAACCAACCAGACCCCGTCGACCAGGGCCTGGACGCCGTCCTTGCTCACCTGGCCACACCACATGACGGACGCCTGTTCACCATGGAGCGAGCCCTCCGGCTGGGCGCCAGTGTGCAGCAGGTGGCCGAAGCTTCGTCCGTTGACCCCTGGTTCTGTGACCAGCTGCAGTTACTGGTGGAGCTACGCACCCGCCTTCTGCAGGAGCCGCTGACTGCAGACCTGCTACGACAGGCGAAGCGTTCCGGCGTGTCCGACCGGCAACTCGCCGCCCTCCGCCCTGAACTAGAAGGAGAGCGGGCAGTTCGCGCACTGCGGCACCAGCTTGGTATCCGCCCTGTCTACAAAACCGTCGACACCTGCGCAGCGGAGTTCGCCGCCCACACCCCGTACCACTACTCCGCATACGAGTTGGACCCCGATGCCGAATCGGAGGTAGCCGAGCAGACCGACCGCCCGAAGGTCATCATCCTGGGATCCGGAGCAAATCGGATCGGGCAAGGTCTGGAGTTCGACTACTCCTGTGTGCACGCCGTGATGGCCCTTCAGGCCGCCGGCTATGAGACCGTCATGGTCAACTGCAACCCGGAGACGGTCTCCACCGACTACGACACCGCCGACCGGCTGTACTTCGAGCCCTTGACCCTAGAGGACGTGCTCGAGGTCGTCGACGCCGAACGGGGCTCAGGTCACGTCGCCGGCGTGATCGTGCAACTGGGCGGCCAGACCCCCCTGGACCTGGCGCAGGAGCTCGCCGACGCCGGTGTCCCGATCGTCGGCACATCGCCCCAGGCCATCCATCTCGCCGAGAGCCGCGAGGCATTCGGCAAGATCCTCACTGATGCCGGGCTCGCCGCCCCGCCCTTCGGCACCGCCACATCCCCTGCCCAGATACAGCACACCGCCGACCGACTCGGCTATCCCGTCATGGTGCGGCCCTCCTATGTGCTCGGCGGCCGAGGCATGGCAGTCATCCACACCCCTCAGCAACTGGAGCGCTACCTCAGCCACGCCCCGCGCATCTCCCAGGAGCGCCCCACACTGGTGGACAGGTTCCTGGAGAACGCGTTGGAGATAGACGTCGACGCCCTCTACGACGGCCATGAACTGTTTCTGGGCGGAGTGATGGAACACATCGAACCGGCCGGCATCCATTCCGGGGACTCCGCCTGCACCCTTCCCCCTCTCACTCTCACCACCTCCGTCATAGCCAGGGTGCGCCACGCCACCGCCACCATCGCCCGCGCCGTCGGCGTGCAGGGTCTACTCAATGTTCAATACGCCCTCAAAGACGGGGACTTGTTCGTCCTGGAGGCGAACCCGCGAGCCTCCCGAACCGTTCCCTTCGTCTCCAAAGCCACAGCGGTACCCCTGGCCAAGGCAGCTGCTCGAATCATGCTCGGCGTCTCCATCGCCCAGCTACGCACCGAGCGGCTCCTGCCGCACTCCGGCGATGGCACGGCCTTGCCCGCTGACGCTCCGATCGCAGTCAAGGAAGCTGTCCTGCCCTTTCACCGCTTCCCCACCCCTCAAGGCGAGGGAGCCGACCCCCAGCTGGGGCCGGAGATGAAATCCACCGGCGAAGTAATGGGCCTGGACGCCACCTTCGGTGCGGCCTATGCCAAGTCTCAGGTCGCCGCCTACGGGGCACTGCCGACCGCAGGGCGCCTGGTGATCTGCGCTGAGGAAGAGGAGCTGGCCGCAGTCTCACGCCCCGTTCAGCATCTGGCTGACCTGGGGTTCGAAATCCTCGCCACATACGACACCGCCGATCAGCTTCGACGCACTGGCACCTGTGGCAAGCAGATTCCTGTCCAGGGCGCACCCGGACGAGACATCGCGGATGCCGTGCTCGCAGGCAAAGTCCACCTAGTGATCAGCATTCCGGGCACCAGCCCCGCACGCGGGGACAGTCGGCGCATCCGGACCGCGGCTGTCTTGCGGGACACGCCATGCTTCACCACCATCGAGGCTGCCCAAGCCGCGGCGTACGGCATCCAAGCCCTGCGAGCCGGCAGTTTCCAGCTGGTCTCACTGCAACAGCTCCATCAGCAGCTGAGGCCCAGTGCCCCAGCCGGAAGCTGAGGCTACGCAACCCACAGCCATGTCCCACACCTCCGTCCACCCACGGCCGGCCACGATCCGGCACTGCAACCAGTGCCGGACGGCACAGTGACGCCACGTCATCACCAGCAAAGCTCGGCTCTTCCCTCAACGAGCCGAACCCGCTGCCGTGCACCGCGTTCCGATGCCTCAGCCGACCCATCCCTATGGAGGATGCATGCACCAGGCACCTGACTTACCGGAGACGAAGAAGATAGCCATCGTCGGGGCCGGGCCACGTGGCCTGTCAGTTCTCGAGCGGCTTTGCGCCAACGTCCCCGACCTGGCGCCCGACGACCGCCTGCACATCCACATCATCGACCCCTACGATCCCGGGCCAGGGCGGGTGTGGCGGACAGACCAGCCGCACGAGCTACTGATGAACACGGTCGCCTGCCAAGTGACCATCTTCTCCGACGAGAGCGTCGAGTGCGACGGGCCAATCCAGGAGGGCCCCAGCCTGTATGAGTGGGCACGCTTTCTGACCCTGATGGGATCACTGTCGGACTACCCCGCACACATACGCACCGAGGCTCGCCAGCTGGGCCCGGACACCTACCCGTCCCGCTCCTTCTACGGCCACTACTTGCGCTGGGCGTACCAACACATCGTCACGACCGCACCGCCCTCGGTACAGATCCGACACGAGCGCGCCACAGCCATCGGTCTGAAAGACACGACAAGAGAACGCCAGGAGATCATCCTGAGCACCGGACACGTGCTCAGCGACCTCGACGCAGTGATCCTGGCGCAAGGTCACCTCGACGAACGCGGGACCAACGAAACCCGTCTGGCCGCCCACGCCGCCGAGCGAAACCTGACCTATCTCGCCCCCTCCAACCCCGCCGACGCCGACCTCTCCACCATCCGGCCACAGGAAGCAGTAGCCCTACGCGGTCTGGGGCTGAACTTCTTCGACTACTTGGCACTCCTCACCACCGGCCGCGGTGGACGGTTCGAGAGCCACAAGGGTTCACTGATCTACCGGCCCTCTGGCCGCGAGCCCAGACTGCTGGCCGGCTCTCGGCGTGGCATCCCCTACCACGCACGGGGCGAGAACGAAAAGGGCGTTTCCCAGCGCCATCAGCCCCTGTTCCTGACACCAGAACTCATCAGGGACCTGCGTGAGTGTGCTGACGCAGGCCGGACGGTGAACTTCCGGCGGGACGTATGGCCATTGGTCAGCCGCGAGGTGCAGGCGGTCTACTACGCGACCTTGCTGACCAACCGGCACTGCCGTTGCCTGGGGGAGCGCTTCCTCAGCAAATACAGCGCCACGGACGACGATGCAGCCACCGAGCACCTGCTGGACGAGTTCACCATCGCACCGCACGAGCGCTGGTCTTGGGAGCGTATCGACCGCCCGTACGGAGACCACTGCTTCACCAGCATCGCAGAGTTCCACAACTGGCTGCTGCCGTACCTGCGACAAGACCTTGCGCACGCCGACCAGGGCAACGTATCCGACCCGCTCAAGGCCGCCCTCGATGTCTTGCGCGACCTGCGCAACGAGATCCGTCTCATCGCCGACCACGGAGGCATCAGCGGCACCTCCTATGACACGGACCTGGACAAGTGGTACACACCACTCAACGCCTTCCTGTCCATCGGGCCTCCCGCACGTCGAGTACGCGAGATGGTCGCCCTCATGGAAGCCGGAATACTGAGCGTCGTCGGACCCCGCATGACCGTCCACCCTGACCGGCTCGGCAGCCGCTTCCTGGTCACGTCCGCAATCACCAACTCCCGGCCCCTCCCCGTCACCGCCGTGATCGAGGCCAGGCTGCCCGAAACGGATATCCGCAATACGCAAGACGTCCTGCTGACCCAACTCGTGAAGGCCGGCGCGGCGAGCGCCTACCACATCGCCGACCCGTCCGGCCCTGGTTACCAAACCGGCGGCCTGGCCGTCACCGAACGGCCCTACAGGGTCCTCGATGCCTCCGGCACCCCGCACCCCAAACGCTTTGCCTACGGCATCCCCACTGAACACGTCCATTGGGTCACCGCCGCCGGCGTCCGTCCCGGAGTGAACTCGGTGATCCTCAGCGATTCCGACGCCATTGCGCGAGCTGCTCTGACCGCCCCCGCCCTGGTTGCTGCCCCACCGAAGGAGTCGAGCCGGCATGACCACCCCGCATGAACTGGTAGACGTCGGACTGCTGTCCACAGTGAGCTCCGGCACCCCCATCGAGGCGGCCGTCAGCGACAGGGCATGGCTGCAGGCGATGCTGGATGCTGAGGCAGCCTTGGCCCGGGCGCAGGCAAGCCTCGGACTGATCCCCAAAGCGTCCGCCAAAGCCATCACCGCAGCTGCCCGAGCCGACCGATACGACATCGCCGACCTGGCTCACCGGGCCCGTGAGGCCGCAAACCCTGTGGTCGCTCTGGTGACTGAACTCCAGCGCACCGTGGCCGCTGACCACCCCGCGGCCGCCGACCACGTCCACCGCGGGGGAACCAGCCAGGACATCCTCGACTCCGCTGCCATGCTGGTCGCCACCCGTGCCCTACAGCTGATTCACCAAGACGTCGAACGGATCCTCCGCGCCCTGGCCCGCCTGGCCGCCCTCCACCGCGACACCCCCATGGCCGGACGGACCCTGACACAGCATGCCGTGCCTACCACCTTCGGCCTCAAGGCAGCCGGATGGCTCTTCGCCATCCACCAGGCAGCCCAACGCACCCAGGCGGCCATGACCTCCTTGCCTGCCCAATTGGGTGGCGCCGCTGGCACCTTGGCCGCCTATCACGAATACGCGCTGCTGGATGGGGCCTCAACCGAACACGGCAGCCCCGCTTTACTGCTGGCCGAGGCATTCGCCGAAGAGCTGGGACTTGCCGCACCTCTCCTGCCATGGCACACCGCCCGAGTCCCGATAGCCGCTCTCGGAGCCGATCTCTCCCTCCTCGTCGGCACCCTGGGCAAGCTTGGTGCAGACGTGCAGGTACTGGCACGCACCGAAGTGTCCGAGGCAGCCGAACCGGCAGTCGAGGGACGCGGAGCATCTTCCGCCATGCCGCAAAAGCGCAACCCCGTCCTGGCCACCCTCCTGGTCTCCGCGGCGATGCAGGTGCCTCCCCTCGCCGCCACCCTTGCTCATTGCCTGGTGAGCGAAGATGAGCGACCATCTGGTGCTTGGCATGCCGAGTGGAACCCACTGCGCGAGGCCCTGCGCATCACCGGCGGAGCAGCTCACACCGCCGCGGAACTGTGCGAGGGACTCACCGTGGACCGCGAACGGATGGCCCAGAACCTGCAGCTGACCGGGGGTCAAGTCGTCGCCGAGCGCGTCGTCGCCCGGCTGAGTGACGCCATGGGCAAGGCTTCAGCGAAGAAGCACATTACCGCGCTCACCAATGCCGCTGGCCAGGGTGAGGGTACCTTCGCACAGAATCTGGCTGCTGACGCTGAGGTGTTGCAGTACCTCACAGACCTCCCGCTCAGCGACCTTCTCGACCCTGCCCAGTATCTGGGCGCCAGTGCGGAGCTCATCGATCGCCTCCTGGCCCACTGCGCCCCCGCCGTGCAGCCGGCAGTCTCCGACGTTCCCAAGCCATGACCGCAGCATTGCGGCCTGCCACCAACGCCACCTGGGCGAGGCACCCCGCCTTCGCCACCTATTCGCAAGGGGCATCACTATGACGATCCCGTGGCCGCCCTCCTACTACACCAGCGAAGAGCATCTGAACCTGGAGCAGGAAAGGATCTTTGAAAAATCCTGGCTCTGCGTGGCTCGTTCCTCCCAAATCGCCGCCCCCGGCTCCTTCATACGCGCGCGGGCCGGTCGAGAAGACCTGATCCTGGTGCGGAAGCCTGATGGAGAGATACGTGCCCTGATCAACCTTTGCCGGCACCGTGGCGCCACGCTGTGTACGGAGAAACAGGGCCAATTCAAAAACTCCATCCGCTGTCCGTATCACGGCTGGGCCTTCAACCTGGACGGTCATCTCACCTCCGCACCCTTCCTGCACGATTTGCCGCCCGAGACGAAGGAACGGCATCTTTTCACCGCACAGGTGACCGAGTGGCTGGGCTACCTGTGGGTCAATCTGGACCCGTTGGCCAAGCCGCTTATGGAGCAGATCGGGCCGCTATTGCAGCACCGCTTCGGTGACAAGGACGTACCCGGCCGATATGGATGCGAAGACCTCCAGGTGGCCAAGGAGGTCACGTACGACGTTGAGGCAAACTGGAAGATCCTCTACGAGAACTTCTGTGAGTGCTACCACTGCCCCACGATGCACCCCGAGATCTGCCAGATCCTTCCCAGCTGGCGTACCGGGTATGGCACCGTCAGCGGCCCCGACGGCCCCAAGATGGAAGGCTCGCTGCTTGCGGACGAAGTCACCGGCTTCTCCCTCTCAGGGAAGCCTGCAGCAGCCACCCTTCCTGGCGTCCTTCCGGAAGATGCACGAACGTTTCACGGGATCCTGCTATGGCCCAATGTCCACCTCATGTTCATCCCCGACCACGTAATGTGCATGCGCTTTGAACCAGTAGCACCGGCACGCACCCGGGTCATCACACAATGGTTGTTCCATCCGGATGCAATAAAAATGCCAGGGTTCTCTCCCGACGACGCCGCCGCTCTCGTTGACATCACGGCTCGGGAAGATTTCGAAGCATGCGAACGGGTTCAGAATGCAACCGCTTCCTCATACTTCGAGGAATTCCATACCCCCCATGAGAGCCTGATCCTGGACTTCCGCAAGTGGGTCCATGATCGTCTCCATCCAGACCTACAGCGCCAGCCTGCTGAATCTCTCACGTGACCGCAGATAGCCGTGGCCTGCACAGCGACTTGGGCGCGCCCCCATTCCTCGGGAGCGCGCCCAAACTGTGCCGACCCTGCGGGTCACTGGTCCATGACCATGCTGACGCCCAGTCCAAGAATCAGGACACTGGATACCATGGCGGTCAATACCCTGCCACGTGCGCCAGTGAGAAGTCTGCCGAATATCGCGCCACCGCCCGCTAGCAGGAGTTGCCAGCTGGCCGAGGCAACTGCAATCGCCAGCACGTAGACCACCGAGTCCGTGCCCGACATGCGTTCTTGCGACTGCCGGCCCAGGATGAGTGCGACAAAGTAGATGGCTGGCCACGGATTGAGGGCCGTCAGCCCGAGGAACATCGTGTAGGATTTCAGAGGCCGTAGATTTTTTCCTTTCTGCCGCTCGCCGAGCCCTGCTGCACGACCTCGGCGCATGGCAGTTATGAAGATTCGAATTGCCATGAAGGCCAGGATGCCGAAGGCGACCCAGCGTAGAGGAGTCGAGAAGGGCTGTATCGCGCCCGCCACGGTGGCGCCTCCTGTTACAGCGATCACTGCATACATGACGTCCGCGGTTGTCGCTCCCAGGGCTGCCGATGCACCTATGCGGAACGAAGTCTGCGCTGTCATATTGACCATGAGCACAGCCACCGCACCCACGGGTACAGCCAGTCCGTAGCCCGCCCACAGGCCCGCAAGGGCGGATTCGATCATCGTGAAAACCCTTCGATTCAATTCACGAATTGCCCCAAGCCGGGCACATATGCCACTTGCACGCTCACTCAATCTCACGCAATCTAAATGCAGGCGTCTGCGCGTTGATGAAGACCTCTCGGGGTGTCAGGTTGCCTACTCCCACTGGTAGGCGAGGAATTTCCCATCGAGTGTGATGACAACACGGTCGCCCTCCGGGTCCGACTTCCGATCTACCTCCAAGCGGAAGTTGATTGCACTCATGATTCCGTCGCCGAACTCTTCATGGATGAGTTCTTTGATAGTGGTCCCATAGACTTGAACCACTTCGTGCAGCCGATAGACCGTCGGGTCGGTCGGCACTGAAGGGCTTTCAGTGCCACGGGTGGGTTGTAGCTGGAAAGCCTCAACGGCATCTTGGCTGAGTCCCAGTAGCGTCGCTGCCGCCTCGGCTTCTTCCTTCGTCATGGGGTGCTGCCCCAGAAGGGCCGCTGTGGTCCATGCGACCGGCCGGCCCACCGCGCCAGCTAAGTCACCCCATGTCAGCTTCATCCGAATCTTGGCGGCACGCACTAAAATTGCGGCATCAGATTTAGTGAGCATTTTCATTCCCTTCGCTAAAGCTTCGATTCAACGATCCGAGATTCCTGTTTCCCGGACGGTTACGCTGACTCGGCCGCGTCGAATGTCTAGTCCCGCCGGTGACGTTCCGGGTAATGTGCGCCTGACTCCGTGGAAGGCGAGTCGAGATGGTCCACCGAAAACGAACAGGTCACCACTTTGGAGAACTAGATCCTTCCATGGCTTAGTTCTTCCCACTGGGTTACCGAAACGGAAGATGCAGCTATCGCCCAGACTGAGGGTGACCACTGGGGCCGAATTATCCTCGGCGCGATCTTGATGCATACCTAGCCTGTCATCATCATCGTAGAAGTTGATGATCGCGGCATCTGGAGAAAACTCGTCAGGATTGTGGCTCACGGTAGGGTCTAATTGGGCGGCGTCCTGCACAGCAGCTCGCGCAAGGCTCTTAATTCGTTGCGGCATGGGACGTACGCGTTCCCCGTCCACGTCATCCGCAATGCGCGAGTATTGGTACGGTTTCCAATGCCATCCGAGACACACGGACTGCATGTGCATCCATGAGCCATCTGGCATACGAGGTCGCCGCATACCGGCGGGCCCCATCGCCCACTTCCGGGAGCAGGTCACAAGTTCCTGTTGAACCTCTTGGCTCAGCCAACCGGGGATGAGGATCGCACCCGGTGCGACGACAATGGAAGGCCGTCCAAAAAGCGCACCGTTCTCATGAAGCACTATGGTGAAACTCCAGCATATAGGCGATACCTGTGATCAAAGCGGTCAAAATTGGATATCGCCGCTTGGTGTGCTCCCCAGCAGCGTGCTGTCTTGGAGCATGCCTCAATCCTGCTGCGGCACCGGGCAGGGTGCTGGCAGGCATCGGACTTGTTCCTCCGAGCCCGGCGATGGGCGCCAGGTTCTGCGAGACAGTGCAGCATGCTGCCCCGTGGGCCGGCATCGTGCCTCTGGACAGGGCGGGCCTGCCTCAGGCGCCGTCGAGGCGCTGTATCCACAAGCTCTTCCACCCGCCCGGAGGCCGGGCACGCACCCTCCGAAACTGTCGAACCCGCCACCGTCCCCCTGTAC
This window encodes:
- a CDS encoding alpha-ketoglutarate-dependent dioxygenase AlkB codes for the protein MLHENGALFGRPSIVVAPGAILIPGWLSQEVQQELVTCSRKWAMGPAGMRRPRMPDGSWMHMQSVCLGWHWKPYQYSRIADDVDGERVRPMPQRIKSLARAAVQDAAQLDPTVSHNPDEFSPDAAIINFYDDDDRLGMHQDRAEDNSAPVVTLSLGDSCIFRFGNPVGRTKPWKDLVLQSGDLFVFGGPSRLAFHGVRRTLPGTSPAGLDIRRGRVSVTVRETGISDR
- the pcaB gene encoding 3-carboxy-cis,cis-muconate cycloisomerase; the encoded protein is MTTPHELVDVGLLSTVSSGTPIEAAVSDRAWLQAMLDAEAALARAQASLGLIPKASAKAITAAARADRYDIADLAHRAREAANPVVALVTELQRTVAADHPAAADHVHRGGTSQDILDSAAMLVATRALQLIHQDVERILRALARLAALHRDTPMAGRTLTQHAVPTTFGLKAAGWLFAIHQAAQRTQAAMTSLPAQLGGAAGTLAAYHEYALLDGASTEHGSPALLLAEAFAEELGLAAPLLPWHTARVPIAALGADLSLLVGTLGKLGADVQVLARTEVSEAAEPAVEGRGASSAMPQKRNPVLATLLVSAAMQVPPLAATLAHCLVSEDERPSGAWHAEWNPLREALRITGGAAHTAAELCEGLTVDRERMAQNLQLTGGQVVAERVVARLSDAMGKASAKKHITALTNAAGQGEGTFAQNLAADAEVLQYLTDLPLSDLLDPAQYLGASAELIDRLLAHCAPAVQPAVSDVPKP
- a CDS encoding aromatic ring-hydroxylating oxygenase subunit alpha, with amino-acid sequence MTIPWPPSYYTSEEHLNLEQERIFEKSWLCVARSSQIAAPGSFIRARAGREDLILVRKPDGEIRALINLCRHRGATLCTEKQGQFKNSIRCPYHGWAFNLDGHLTSAPFLHDLPPETKERHLFTAQVTEWLGYLWVNLDPLAKPLMEQIGPLLQHRFGDKDVPGRYGCEDLQVAKEVTYDVEANWKILYENFCECYHCPTMHPEICQILPSWRTGYGTVSGPDGPKMEGSLLADEVTGFSLSGKPAAATLPGVLPEDARTFHGILLWPNVHLMFIPDHVMCMRFEPVAPARTRVITQWLFHPDAIKMPGFSPDDAAALVDITAREDFEACERVQNATASSYFEEFHTPHESLILDFRKWVHDRLHPDLQRQPAESLT
- the carB gene encoding carbamoyl-phosphate synthase large subunit, coding for MPKRTDIAHVMVIGSGPIVIGQACEFDYSGTQACRVLKEEGLRVTLVNSNPATIMTDPEIADATYLEPITPDFVEKVIARERPQALLATLGGQTALNTAVTLHERGVLEHYGVELIGADVEAIQRGEDRQRFKDIVRSVGGDVPRSMVCRSLPEIRDAAAQLCLPVVIRPSFTMGGLGSGLARTVAELERLGSASLTESPVNEVLVEESVLGWKEYELELMRDRNDNVVVVCSIENIDAMGVHTGDSVTVAPAMTLTDREYQNMRDLGIAVLRQVGVDTGGCNIQFAVHPDTGRMVVIEMNPRVSRSSALASKATGFPIAKIAARLALGYTLDEISNDITQETPACFEPALDYVVVKVPRFAFDKFPDADPQLTTTMKSVGEAMALGRSFPEALGKALRSLGAHDDGFWNQPDPVDQGLDAVLAHLATPHDGRLFTMERALRLGASVQQVAEASSVDPWFCDQLQLLVELRTRLLQEPLTADLLRQAKRSGVSDRQLAALRPELEGERAVRALRHQLGIRPVYKTVDTCAAEFAAHTPYHYSAYELDPDAESEVAEQTDRPKVIILGSGANRIGQGLEFDYSCVHAVMALQAAGYETVMVNCNPETVSTDYDTADRLYFEPLTLEDVLEVVDAERGSGHVAGVIVQLGGQTPLDLAQELADAGVPIVGTSPQAIHLAESREAFGKILTDAGLAAPPFGTATSPAQIQHTADRLGYPVMVRPSYVLGGRGMAVIHTPQQLERYLSHAPRISQERPTLVDRFLENALEIDVDALYDGHELFLGGVMEHIEPAGIHSGDSACTLPPLTLTTSVIARVRHATATIARAVGVQGLLNVQYALKDGDLFVLEANPRASRTVPFVSKATAVPLAKAAARIMLGVSIAQLRTERLLPHSGDGTALPADAPIAVKEAVLPFHRFPTPQGEGADPQLGPEMKSTGEVMGLDATFGAAYAKSQVAAYGALPTAGRLVICAEEEELAAVSRPVQHLADLGFEILATYDTADQLRRTGTCGKQIPVQGAPGRDIADAVLAGKVHLVISIPGTSPARGDSRRIRTAAVLRDTPCFTTIEAAQAAAYGIQALRAGSFQLVSLQQLHQQLRPSAPAGS
- the cynS gene encoding cyanase, which translates into the protein MLTKSDAAILVRAAKIRMKLTWGDLAGAVGRPVAWTTAALLGQHPMTKEEAEAAATLLGLSQDAVEAFQLQPTRGTESPSVPTDPTVYRLHEVVQVYGTTIKELIHEEFGDGIMSAINFRLEVDRKSDPEGDRVVITLDGKFLAYQWE
- a CDS encoding LysE/ArgO family amino acid transporter; amino-acid sequence: MIESALAGLWAGYGLAVPVGAVAVLMVNMTAQTSFRIGASAALGATTADVMYAVIAVTGGATVAGAIQPFSTPLRWVAFGILAFMAIRIFITAMRRGRAAGLGERQKGKNLRPLKSYTMFLGLTALNPWPAIYFVALILGRQSQERMSGTDSVVYVLAIAVASASWQLLLAGGGAIFGRLLTGARGRVLTAMVSSVLILGLGVSMVMDQ
- a CDS encoding FAD/NAD(P)-binding protein; this encodes MHQAPDLPETKKIAIVGAGPRGLSVLERLCANVPDLAPDDRLHIHIIDPYDPGPGRVWRTDQPHELLMNTVACQVTIFSDESVECDGPIQEGPSLYEWARFLTLMGSLSDYPAHIRTEARQLGPDTYPSRSFYGHYLRWAYQHIVTTAPPSVQIRHERATAIGLKDTTRERQEIILSTGHVLSDLDAVILAQGHLDERGTNETRLAAHAAERNLTYLAPSNPADADLSTIRPQEAVALRGLGLNFFDYLALLTTGRGGRFESHKGSLIYRPSGREPRLLAGSRRGIPYHARGENEKGVSQRHQPLFLTPELIRDLRECADAGRTVNFRRDVWPLVSREVQAVYYATLLTNRHCRCLGERFLSKYSATDDDAATEHLLDEFTIAPHERWSWERIDRPYGDHCFTSIAEFHNWLLPYLRQDLAHADQGNVSDPLKAALDVLRDLRNEIRLIADHGGISGTSYDTDLDKWYTPLNAFLSIGPPARRVREMVALMEAGILSVVGPRMTVHPDRLGSRFLVTSAITNSRPLPVTAVIEARLPETDIRNTQDVLLTQLVKAGAASAYHIADPSGPGYQTGGLAVTERPYRVLDASGTPHPKRFAYGIPTEHVHWVTAAGVRPGVNSVILSDSDAIARAALTAPALVAAPPKESSRHDHPA